A single Chryseobacterium sp. DNA region contains:
- a CDS encoding OmpP1/FadL family transporter → MKKILVSTALLAGVLSYAGGFRVSLQGVKQLAMAHTSAHAEDASVTFFNPAGMSFIPSKLSVVAGGFGASNKVTFQNLNTLQSTETDNPLGTPIYAAITYKPIENLSVGFSFSTPFGSTIQWPENWEGKEMVQKLELKSFYFQPMVSVKLAPWVSFGASYIYAKGKVDWDKAVTQFGGQLNINDEKASGHGYGFGFYFRPDPKLDVSIAYRSPVDMKAKNGTATFNFPSKSIYPLLGLDPATGQDKFTATLPLVEEYTIGLTYKVTPKWQVSADFNYHGWERYSKLVLDFATAPVGNQADPTVLVSPKNFRNSKTFRLGTQYAFNNMIYGRLGAYYDESPYTNENFIPETPSFNTYVVTGGLGFKFKQFGVDVAGGYAMPQYRNVNNANLGFYGQAKAKAFYFGLGLSYNAF, encoded by the coding sequence ATGAAAAAAATATTAGTATCAACTGCTTTATTGGCGGGTGTTCTATCTTACGCAGGAGGCTTCAGAGTTTCTCTGCAGGGGGTAAAACAATTGGCAATGGCGCATACTAGTGCTCATGCCGAAGACGCAAGTGTGACATTCTTCAACCCGGCGGGTATGTCATTTATTCCTTCCAAACTGAGTGTAGTGGCAGGAGGGTTTGGTGCAAGTAATAAAGTTACTTTTCAAAACTTAAATACTTTACAGAGCACAGAAACGGATAATCCCCTAGGAACGCCGATCTATGCAGCGATTACTTATAAACCAATAGAAAACCTATCCGTAGGTTTCAGTTTCTCGACTCCTTTTGGAAGTACAATACAATGGCCTGAAAACTGGGAAGGTAAGGAAATGGTCCAAAAATTAGAACTGAAGAGTTTCTATTTCCAGCCTATGGTTTCTGTGAAATTGGCTCCTTGGGTATCATTTGGGGCAAGTTATATCTATGCCAAAGGAAAAGTGGACTGGGATAAAGCAGTAACACAATTCGGAGGTCAGCTTAATATCAATGACGAAAAAGCAAGCGGACATGGTTACGGATTCGGGTTCTATTTCAGGCCAGATCCGAAATTGGATGTGAGTATTGCTTACCGCTCTCCGGTAGATATGAAAGCTAAAAACGGAACGGCTACCTTTAATTTCCCTTCCAAATCTATTTACCCGTTATTGGGGCTGGATCCGGCGACAGGACAGGATAAATTTACAGCGACACTTCCTTTGGTTGAAGAATATACAATCGGTTTAACCTATAAGGTAACTCCAAAATGGCAGGTTTCTGCAGACTTTAACTATCACGGATGGGAAAGATACAGTAAGCTGGTATTGGATTTCGCAACGGCTCCAGTTGGAAACCAGGCAGATCCTACCGTTCTTGTAAGTCCTAAGAACTTTAGAAATTCAAAAACATTCAGACTGGGTACTCAGTATGCGTTCAATAATATGATTTATGGGCGTTTGGGAGCTTATTACGATGAATCTCCTTACACCAATGAAAACTTTATTCCGGAAACACCGTCATTCAACACCTATGTGGTTACCGGTGGGCTAGGGTTTAAATTTAAACAATTTGGAGTTGACGTTGCAGGAGGGTATGCAATGCCTCAATACAGAAACGTGAACAATGCTAATCTTGGATTCTACGGACAGGCAAAAGCCAAAGCGTTCTATTTCGGTCTAGGTTTATCGTATAATGCTTTTTAA
- a CDS encoding protein adenylyltransferase SelO family protein, translated as MNIERIRQPFIKKFPGDFSNNPMQRNTPKVLFATISPAGFDHPRLIAFNGALSEEIGLGTFEEKDLDFLVGNNLPENIQPYATAYAGHQFGNWAGQLGDGRAILAGEIENKDGKKTEIQWKGAGATPYSRHADGRAVLRSSVREYLMSEAMYHLGVPTTRALSLAFTGEDVVRDMMYNGNPQLEKGAVVIRTAESFLRFGHFELMSAQKEYKNLQELVDFTLENYFPEITSPDTQKYKDFFKEVCTRTANLIVEWFRVGFVHGVMNTDNMSILGLTIDYGPYSMMDEYDLNFTPNTTDLPGRRYAFGKQGQISQWNLWQLANALHPLIKDEKFLEDTLNHFGTYFWETHDKMLCKKFGFDELRKDDEEFFTNWQGLMQELQLDYTLFFNQLEKINADPSAIEATEIFKNVSYILLNDRKLKKLQDFLHQYQSRLGLNHSSKEVSLRTMKSNNPKFTLRNYLLYQCIEEINEGKTALLEKLTIALENPYEERFPEFSAKRPNSYDDITGCSTLSCSS; from the coding sequence ATGAATATCGAACGCATCAGACAGCCTTTTATCAAGAAATTTCCGGGTGACTTCTCTAATAATCCCATGCAGAGAAACACTCCTAAGGTTTTATTTGCCACCATCAGCCCTGCCGGTTTTGACCATCCAAGGCTGATTGCTTTCAACGGGGCCCTTTCTGAAGAAATAGGATTGGGAACATTTGAAGAAAAAGATCTGGATTTTTTGGTTGGAAATAACCTTCCTGAAAACATTCAGCCCTATGCCACAGCCTATGCAGGACATCAATTTGGAAACTGGGCAGGGCAACTTGGGGATGGAAGGGCTATCCTGGCAGGAGAGATCGAAAACAAGGACGGCAAAAAGACAGAGATCCAATGGAAAGGAGCGGGCGCCACACCCTATTCACGCCATGCAGACGGAAGGGCGGTATTAAGATCCTCTGTACGGGAATATCTAATGAGTGAAGCCATGTATCACCTGGGAGTCCCTACAACAAGAGCACTAAGCCTGGCCTTTACCGGGGAAGATGTCGTGCGTGATATGATGTACAACGGAAATCCCCAACTGGAAAAGGGAGCTGTTGTGATCAGGACAGCTGAAAGTTTTCTCCGTTTCGGCCATTTTGAACTGATGTCCGCCCAAAAGGAATATAAGAACCTGCAGGAGCTTGTTGATTTTACCCTTGAAAACTATTTCCCGGAAATTACTTCACCGGATACTCAAAAATATAAAGACTTCTTTAAAGAGGTCTGCACCCGTACCGCTAACTTAATCGTTGAATGGTTCAGAGTAGGATTTGTACACGGAGTTATGAATACTGATAATATGTCTATTTTAGGATTAACCATAGATTACGGCCCGTATTCTATGATGGATGAATATGATTTAAACTTCACCCCCAATACAACTGACCTTCCCGGAAGAAGATATGCCTTCGGAAAACAGGGCCAGATTTCCCAATGGAATCTTTGGCAGCTCGCCAATGCCCTGCACCCGTTAATTAAAGATGAAAAATTCCTGGAAGATACTTTAAATCATTTTGGAACTTATTTCTGGGAAACCCATGACAAAATGCTTTGCAAAAAATTCGGTTTTGATGAACTCCGAAAAGATGATGAAGAGTTTTTCACGAACTGGCAGGGACTCATGCAGGAATTACAGCTGGATTACACTTTGTTTTTTAACCAGCTGGAAAAAATAAATGCAGATCCATCAGCTATTGAGGCAACGGAAATTTTCAAAAATGTATCCTACATCCTTCTGAATGACCGTAAACTGAAAAAATTACAGGATTTCCTTCATCAGTATCAATCAAGGCTGGGTTTAAATCATTCTTCAAAAGAGGTTTCTTTACGAACCATGAAAAGCAACAACCCTAAATTCACTTTAAGAAATTATCTCCTCTACCAATGTATTGAAGAAATCAATGAAGGGAAGACGGCCCTGCTTGAAAAGCTGACCATCGCTTTAGAGAATCCTTATGAAGAAAGGTTTCCTGAATTTTCAGCCAAAAGACCCAATAGTTACGACGATATTACCGGATGTTCTACACTTTCATGCAGCTCCTAG
- a CDS encoding G-D-S-L family lipolytic protein, with translation MKKIIISTIAVSALLFTATSCKNDFDTDVKDIPVTKGSADFTRYVALGNSLTSGYRDGALYIDGQNESYPSMIAQQMKLVGGGDFKQPLMADNNGGLLLATSPTTTMQIANTKLYINAFVDGNPDIRNANNNVATTVVNTVLAGPFNNLGVPGARVAHLLAPGYGNVAGVAVKTANPYFVRFASDPNTSVIADFKKQNPTFFSLWIGNNDALLYALAGGDGTIEPLTPPAQFAQYYNALIDQIASTNAKGVIANIPSVTSVPSLTTVPYNPLTSAVLGGGNTAVGDATIDNLNANVYGPLSQILTALGAGDRMKPLSKTAANPLLIKDESLADLKVQIIAAATASGNPTLVALAPYLGVTYGQARQAKSGDLVPLTTKAEIGKLETLPPGVPASLGARGIAYPFADKYVLTSTEVTEVNAAIDAYNVTIKTAAANKGYAFVDANAKMKTLAGQSGISWDGVKYTAKFVTGGAFSLDGVHLTGRGYGIIANEFIKAINAGYNSSLPQVDPNKYSGVKFP, from the coding sequence ATGAAAAAAATTATAATATCGACGATTGCTGTTTCGGCACTTCTTTTTACTGCAACAAGCTGTAAAAATGATTTCGATACTGATGTGAAAGATATTCCGGTAACGAAAGGAAGTGCAGACTTTACAAGATATGTAGCCTTAGGAAACTCTTTAACCTCAGGTTATAGAGACGGGGCTCTTTATATAGACGGACAAAATGAGTCTTATCCATCAATGATTGCTCAGCAGATGAAGCTCGTGGGAGGAGGAGATTTCAAACAGCCTTTAATGGCAGATAACAACGGAGGGCTTCTTCTTGCCACTTCGCCTACTACCACTATGCAGATCGCCAATACAAAGCTTTATATTAATGCTTTTGTAGATGGTAATCCTGATATCAGGAATGCTAATAATAATGTGGCAACAACAGTAGTCAATACTGTGTTGGCAGGACCTTTTAATAATTTAGGAGTGCCGGGAGCAAGGGTGGCGCATTTATTAGCACCAGGGTATGGAAACGTAGCAGGAGTGGCCGTAAAGACTGCAAACCCTTATTTCGTGAGATTTGCTTCAGACCCCAATACTTCAGTGATTGCTGATTTTAAAAAACAAAATCCTACGTTTTTCTCTTTATGGATCGGGAATAACGATGCATTATTATATGCTTTGGCTGGAGGAGACGGTACCATTGAACCTCTTACCCCTCCTGCTCAGTTTGCGCAGTATTACAATGCATTGATCGATCAGATTGCAAGTACAAATGCTAAAGGGGTGATTGCCAATATACCCAGTGTAACCTCTGTTCCTTCTTTGACAACAGTACCTTACAATCCTTTGACATCAGCTGTCTTAGGAGGTGGAAATACTGCTGTAGGAGATGCTACTATTGATAATTTAAATGCCAATGTATACGGGCCTTTAAGCCAGATTTTAACAGCATTAGGCGCCGGAGACAGAATGAAACCTCTTTCTAAAACGGCAGCCAATCCATTGCTGATTAAAGATGAAAGCTTAGCCGATTTAAAAGTACAGATCATTGCGGCTGCGACGGCTTCCGGGAATCCAACATTAGTGGCTTTGGCTCCCTATCTTGGAGTTACTTATGGGCAGGCCAGACAGGCAAAATCAGGTGATTTAGTTCCTTTAACAACAAAAGCGGAGATTGGTAAGCTTGAGACGCTTCCTCCGGGAGTACCGGCATCCCTTGGCGCTAGAGGAATCGCTTATCCGTTTGCAGATAAATATGTACTGACATCAACTGAAGTTACTGAGGTGAACGCGGCTATTGATGCGTATAATGTAACGATTAAAACTGCGGCTGCTAATAAAGGATATGCTTTTGTAGATGCCAATGCTAAAATGAAAACTCTGGCGGGACAATCCGGCATCTCTTGGGATGGGGTGAAGTACACGGCTAAGTTTGTGACAGGAGGAGCATTCTCATTAGATGGAGTGCATTTGACCGGTAGAGGATATGGTATTATTGCCAACGAATTTATAAAGGCAATTAATGCCGGTTATAATTCGTCTCTTCCGCAGGTTGATCCGAACAAATATTCCGGGGTTAAATTCCCATAA
- a CDS encoding ribose-phosphate pyrophosphokinase, translating into MADQLSYLFCTRTSRDLAEKIAQHYGKELGKINFQEFSDGEFEPVLDESVRGGRVFLIGSTFPPADNLLELLLMIDAAKRASAKSITVVIPYFGLARQDRKDKPRAPIGAKLVANLLTAAGATRVMTMDLHADQIQGFFEIPVDHLYASSIFVDYIRSLNLDSLTIASPDMGGAKRAKNYAGHLGAEVVIAYKERKKANVVEEMFLIGDVVGKNVILIDDMIDTAGTLCKAADILMEKGAKTVRAMATHGVLSGKAYENIENSKLLEVIVTDSIPVKNNLSSKIKVLSCAPLFADVMTMVHEHRSISSKFII; encoded by the coding sequence ATGGCCGATCAGTTAAGTTATCTATTTTGTACAAGAACCAGCAGGGACTTGGCAGAAAAAATTGCCCAGCATTATGGGAAAGAATTAGGAAAAATCAATTTTCAGGAGTTCAGTGATGGTGAATTTGAGCCTGTTCTGGATGAATCTGTAAGAGGAGGAAGGGTTTTCCTAATCGGATCTACGTTCCCACCTGCAGACAATCTTTTAGAGCTTCTCTTAATGATTGATGCAGCGAAAAGAGCTTCTGCAAAAAGTATTACTGTCGTAATTCCTTATTTTGGACTTGCAAGACAAGACAGAAAAGACAAGCCAAGAGCTCCAATCGGGGCTAAGTTAGTTGCTAACCTTCTTACTGCAGCAGGAGCAACAAGAGTAATGACAATGGATCTTCACGCAGATCAGATTCAAGGATTCTTCGAAATTCCGGTAGATCATTTATATGCATCTTCTATTTTCGTAGATTATATCAGATCTCTGAATCTTGATAGTCTTACGATTGCTTCTCCGGATATGGGAGGTGCAAAAAGAGCTAAAAACTACGCAGGGCATCTTGGTGCGGAAGTAGTTATTGCATACAAAGAAAGAAAAAAGGCAAACGTTGTAGAAGAAATGTTCCTTATCGGTGACGTAGTGGGTAAAAATGTTATCCTTATTGATGATATGATTGATACCGCAGGAACGCTTTGTAAAGCTGCAGATATTTTAATGGAGAAAGGGGCAAAAACTGTAAGAGCTATGGCTACTCACGGGGTCCTTTCAGGAAAGGCTTATGAGAATATTGAAAACTCAAAACTTCTGGAAGTTATTGTAACTGACTCAATTCCTGTTAAAAATAATTTGTCATCCAAAATAAAAGTGCTATCTTGCGCCCCATTATTTGCGGACGTTATGACTATGGTTCATGAGCACAGATCAATTAGCAGTAAGTTTATTATTTAA
- a CDS encoding regulatory iron-sulfur-containing complex subunit RicT, with the protein MSCGCKTSGDSAHSCGPKKTATGCENVNTCGNSYKLSVFDWLSNINNPAPNRCDFVEVRFKNDRKSFYKNVNNIPLHIGSVVTVESSPGHDVGVVSLTGELVKIQMKKKKTSEESVLKIYRQANQKDLEVWQEARKKEESVKLEARKIAQRIGLEMKVTDVEYQGDASKITFYYTADNRVDFRQLIKDYAGAFRTKIDMKQIGFRQEAAKVGGIGSCGRELCCSTWLTDFRSVNTNVARYQQLSINPQKLAGQCGKLKCCLNYELDSYLDALSNFPSSSTTLDTEKGRAFCIKIDVFKKKMWFAYVENSIAWYDFDIDLVKKLISKNKRGEKTLPLEDLKQPEPSLQTIDLIQENNVDRFEKKNRGNRNRNNQNKQNNNQQGQGQKRNRPEKQERPERSERPEKGENPNAHSGNQPKHHQKPQQKAPVEKVEASSDSEKKPQNNPNKKKFKKKYPPKKDKNA; encoded by the coding sequence ATGAGTTGTGGATGCAAAACATCCGGCGATTCTGCACATTCTTGCGGTCCTAAGAAGACTGCAACTGGCTGTGAAAATGTAAATACCTGCGGGAATAGTTATAAATTAAGTGTTTTTGACTGGCTTTCTAACATCAACAATCCGGCACCTAACAGGTGTGACTTTGTAGAAGTTAGGTTTAAAAATGACAGAAAATCTTTTTATAAGAATGTAAATAATATCCCTTTACATATAGGCAGTGTAGTTACGGTAGAATCAAGTCCCGGACACGATGTAGGCGTAGTAAGCCTTACTGGAGAATTAGTAAAGATTCAGATGAAAAAGAAAAAAACCTCTGAAGAATCTGTACTAAAAATATATAGACAGGCCAACCAAAAAGACCTTGAGGTATGGCAGGAAGCAAGAAAAAAAGAAGAGAGCGTAAAGCTGGAAGCAAGAAAAATTGCTCAAAGAATAGGTCTTGAAATGAAAGTGACTGATGTAGAATATCAGGGTGATGCTTCAAAAATCACATTTTATTATACCGCTGATAACCGGGTAGACTTCCGACAGCTGATCAAAGATTATGCTGGAGCTTTCAGAACCAAGATCGACATGAAGCAGATCGGATTCAGACAGGAAGCTGCAAAAGTAGGCGGAATCGGGTCCTGCGGACGTGAACTTTGCTGTTCTACCTGGCTTACAGATTTCAGATCAGTGAATACCAATGTCGCAAGATACCAGCAGCTGAGTATCAATCCACAAAAACTGGCAGGCCAGTGTGGCAAGCTTAAATGCTGCCTTAATTATGAACTTGACAGTTATCTGGATGCATTAAGCAATTTTCCATCCTCTTCTACCACATTAGATACAGAAAAAGGAAGAGCATTCTGTATTAAAATAGATGTTTTCAAAAAGAAAATGTGGTTTGCTTATGTAGAAAACTCTATTGCCTGGTATGATTTTGATATTGATCTTGTAAAAAAATTAATTTCAAAAAATAAAAGAGGTGAAAAAACACTTCCGCTGGAAGATCTGAAGCAACCTGAACCTTCGCTTCAAACGATTGATCTGATCCAGGAGAACAATGTTGACCGCTTTGAAAAGAAAAACAGAGGGAACAGAAACAGAAACAACCAGAATAAGCAGAACAATAATCAGCAGGGACAGGGCCAGAAGAGAAACAGACCGGAAAAACAAGAAAGACCGGAAAGATCTGAAAGACCAGAAAAAGGCGAAAACCCAAATGCCCATTCCGGAAATCAGCCTAAACACCACCAAAAACCGCAGCAAAAAGCACCTGTGGAAAAAGTAGAGGCGAGCTCTGATTCTGAGAAAAAACCGCAAAACAACCCGAACAAGAAGAAATTTAAAAAGAAATATCCTCCAAAAAAAGATAAAAATGCGTAA
- a CDS encoding gliding motility lipoprotein GldH, with the protein MRKILGLFSLILFFSCNSSSGEDVIMNSVDNKWNKKSEQKFNLEISDPQNPKNIIFVLRNNNNYPYSNIRFIVNFTNLQNKKKETDTLNYVLAKPNGEWLGTGFGDTKETLFQYKLNYRFPGKGKYEIGLTQAMRNDILPGIEDIGVKIETAKP; encoded by the coding sequence ATGCGTAAAATTTTAGGATTATTTTCCCTGATTCTTTTCTTTAGCTGCAACTCTTCTTCAGGAGAAGATGTTATTATGAATTCTGTTGACAATAAGTGGAATAAGAAAAGTGAGCAAAAATTTAATCTTGAAATTTCAGATCCGCAGAATCCTAAAAATATTATATTTGTCCTAAGAAACAATAACAATTACCCTTACAGCAATATAAGGTTCATTGTTAATTTCACCAATCTCCAGAACAAAAAAAAGGAAACCGACACCTTGAATTATGTTCTGGCAAAACCAAACGGAGAATGGCTTGGTACAGGCTTTGGTGATACGAAAGAAACATTGTTTCAATATAAATTGAATTACAGATTTCCGGGAAAAGGAAAATATGAGATTGGCCTTACTCAGGCCATGAGAAATGACATCCTTCCTGGAATTGAGGATATCGGGGTAAAAATAGAAACGGCTAAACCGTAA
- a CDS encoding transglycosylase domain-containing protein translates to MEENKKNTGNKGKTFPLPPKKKKDTSWKKWVSFIWIGLIAVVLGISGLFFAVSQGFLGEMPDVKELENPDIFVASEIISSDGVTLGKFEKEKTQPIVYKDLPPYLIYALQAKEDERFKEHSGIDLYSIARAVAYGGGRGGGSTITQQLAKLLFTGTASQNKIERAFQKLKEWVVAVSLEKRYTKEEIITLYFNKFDFLFNANGVEMASRVYFNKKTSELTLPEAATFVAMLENPRKNNPYRYPEKAKERRNVVLDQMQKTGYIDAATYEKAINTPVEVDFHPIKSITDGYSAYYKFYLRKEIDKYLEGYEKETGKKLNLYKDGLKIYVTLDSKMQKYAEESIKEHLTDLQKRFDAEQRGRKNRPFYYLTDKQINDVMLQAMKRTGRYKLLKADGMPEDSIMMEFKKPIKTSRFTWSGEEEVEMSPWDSIRYHKQIAQAGLMSMVPGTGEIKAWVGGIDWQHFQYDHIKQGKRQVGSTFKPFVYATAIMKLGMTPCSTVSNGTYDHNGWHVPGRGGMLTLKDALAHSQNPVAARLIEMTGVDAVIQTARDLGVTEDIPRNNTIALGSSDITIYEMLGAYSTFANYGNYNKPEMIWRIEDANGRVIKEVNVEPKEVMNPLYAYTMIELMKGVAQYGTASGELSRRGISKAVEIAAKTGTTQNNSDGWFMGITPKLATGAWVGWEDRATHFFGTGEGQGARMALPIWAIFMKKVWADKSLGVTPDDKFVKPSDWKDGCSNLKSLGGGYGDDGSLQTIDEIKNPKPAEPAPKKTTEKKEENINENLHSNDEVDFNK, encoded by the coding sequence ATGGAAGAAAACAAAAAAAATACAGGAAATAAAGGGAAAACATTCCCTCTGCCTCCCAAAAAAAAGAAAGACACCTCCTGGAAAAAATGGGTCTCATTTATTTGGATTGGACTTATTGCGGTAGTTTTAGGAATTTCAGGGCTTTTCTTTGCTGTCTCCCAAGGGTTCCTTGGAGAAATGCCGGATGTAAAAGAACTTGAAAATCCGGACATCTTTGTCGCTTCTGAAATCATCTCTTCAGACGGAGTTACTTTAGGTAAGTTTGAAAAAGAAAAAACACAGCCTATTGTTTACAAAGATCTTCCCCCTTATCTTATTTACGCTTTACAGGCTAAAGAGGATGAACGTTTCAAAGAGCATTCAGGGATTGACCTGTACTCTATTGCCAGAGCAGTGGCTTACGGAGGAGGACGTGGAGGAGGTTCCACGATCACCCAGCAGCTGGCAAAGCTTCTTTTTACAGGAACAGCTTCTCAAAATAAAATAGAAAGAGCATTCCAGAAACTGAAAGAATGGGTAGTAGCAGTAAGTCTTGAAAAAAGATATACTAAAGAAGAAATCATCACTCTTTATTTCAATAAGTTTGATTTCCTTTTCAATGCTAACGGCGTTGAAATGGCTTCCAGGGTTTATTTCAACAAAAAAACTTCAGAACTTACCCTTCCTGAAGCCGCTACTTTTGTTGCCATGCTTGAAAATCCAAGAAAGAACAACCCATACAGATATCCTGAAAAAGCAAAGGAAAGAAGAAATGTAGTATTGGATCAGATGCAGAAAACGGGCTATATTGATGCCGCCACTTACGAAAAGGCAATCAATACTCCGGTAGAAGTAGACTTCCACCCTATTAAAAGCATTACTGACGGATATTCGGCTTATTACAAATTCTATCTGAGAAAAGAGATTGATAAGTATCTTGAAGGCTACGAAAAAGAAACGGGTAAAAAACTTAACCTATACAAAGACGGCTTAAAAATATATGTTACGCTTGATTCTAAAATGCAGAAATATGCAGAGGAATCCATTAAAGAGCATTTGACAGATCTTCAGAAAAGATTTGACGCCGAGCAGAGAGGAAGAAAAAACAGACCGTTCTACTACCTTACAGACAAACAGATCAATGACGTAATGCTTCAGGCCATGAAGAGAACAGGCAGATATAAACTGTTAAAAGCTGACGGTATGCCTGAAGACTCCATCATGATGGAATTCAAAAAACCGATCAAAACGTCACGATTTACGTGGAGTGGAGAAGAAGAGGTAGAAATGTCTCCTTGGGATTCTATCAGATACCACAAGCAGATCGCACAGGCCGGCTTAATGTCTATGGTTCCGGGTACCGGAGAGATCAAAGCATGGGTTGGCGGTATAGACTGGCAGCACTTCCAATATGACCATATCAAACAGGGTAAGAGACAGGTAGGATCCACATTTAAGCCTTTCGTATATGCTACTGCTATTATGAAACTGGGAATGACCCCTTGCTCAACCGTTTCCAACGGAACGTATGATCATAACGGATGGCACGTACCGGGAAGAGGAGGAATGCTTACTTTAAAAGATGCATTGGCACACTCTCAAAACCCTGTTGCTGCAAGACTTATTGAAATGACAGGAGTAGATGCTGTTATCCAGACGGCAAGAGATCTGGGAGTAACAGAAGATATTCCGAGAAACAATACCATTGCCTTAGGTTCATCAGATATTACCATTTATGAAATGTTAGGGGCTTACAGTACTTTTGCGAACTACGGAAACTACAATAAACCGGAAATGATCTGGAGAATTGAAGACGCCAACGGTAGAGTGATTAAAGAGGTTAATGTAGAGCCTAAAGAGGTCATGAATCCTTTATATGCCTACACGATGATCGAACTGATGAAAGGGGTTGCACAGTACGGAACAGCTTCTGGAGAACTGAGCAGAAGAGGAATTTCGAAAGCTGTTGAAATTGCTGCTAAAACAGGAACTACCCAGAACAACTCCGATGGTTGGTTTATGGGAATCACACCGAAATTGGCAACCGGAGCATGGGTTGGATGGGAAGACAGAGCGACTCACTTCTTTGGCACAGGTGAAGGTCAGGGTGCGAGAATGGCATTGCCAATATGGGCGATCTTCATGAAGAAAGTATGGGCAGATAAGAGTCTGGGAGTTACACCTGATGATAAATTCGTTAAACCTTCAGACTGGAAAGACGGATGTTCAAACCTTAAAAGCCTTGGAGGAGGATATGGAGATGATGGAAGCCTTCAGACGATTGACGAGATCAAAAATCCAAAACCTGCGGAGCCGGCTCCGAAGAAAACAACGGAAAAGAAAGAGGAAAACATTAATGAAAACCTTCATTCCAACGATGAGGTAGACTTTAATAAATAA
- a CDS encoding 50S ribosomal protein L25/general stress protein Ctc has product MKSITIQGTKRESVGKKSTKALRDAELVPCVVYGGGAPLNFSAEEKAFKGLVYTPEAHTVSIEVDGQTIPAVLQDIQFHPITDKILHADFYQLADDKPVIMEVPVRITGRSKGVVAGGVLRQSFRKLKVKAIPANLPDEIVVDVTPLRIGNKLYIGGIKAEGYTFMHPDNAVVVAVKMSRNAMKGGAAAMDDEDEEEVATEEGAAPAAEEAAAE; this is encoded by the coding sequence ATGAAATCTATTACAATTCAAGGTACAAAAAGAGAAAGCGTGGGCAAAAAGTCTACAAAAGCTTTACGTGATGCTGAATTAGTTCCTTGTGTTGTTTACGGAGGTGGTGCGCCATTGAACTTCTCTGCTGAAGAGAAAGCTTTCAAAGGTTTAGTGTACACTCCTGAAGCACACACGGTATCTATTGAAGTTGATGGTCAAACAATTCCAGCTGTTCTTCAGGATATTCAGTTTCACCCGATTACTGACAAAATTCTTCATGCAGACTTCTATCAATTAGCTGACGATAAGCCAGTGATCATGGAGGTTCCTGTAAGAATTACTGGACGTTCGAAAGGTGTTGTAGCTGGTGGTGTTTTACGTCAGTCTTTCAGAAAGCTAAAAGTAAAAGCAATCCCTGCTAACTTACCGGATGAAATCGTTGTAGACGTTACTCCATTAAGAATTGGTAACAAACTTTACATCGGTGGTATCAAAGCAGAAGGATATACTTTCATGCACCCTGACAACGCAGTAGTAGTTGCTGTTAAGATGTCTAGAAATGCAATGAAAGGTGGTGCAGCTGCAATGGATGATGAAGATGAAGAAGAAGTTGCAACTGAAGAAGGAGCAGCTCCGGCAGCAGAAGAAGCTGCAGCAGAATAA